The sequence below is a genomic window from Cicer arietinum cultivar CDC Frontier isolate Library 1 chromosome 6, Cicar.CDCFrontier_v2.0, whole genome shotgun sequence.
GTAACCACTCTTCTTCTATCCTAAAACCTAGCCAAAGATCACACATTTCCATCGATCTGCAACACCTCTTTGTTGTTCCTTTCGTTCTGCGATTTTTCCATCCAAATTTGgttttgtattttacatttctCACTCAATATATTTACTTGGTCGGTTCTACTTCACTTTTTTTTTGCTGTGTTTGCTCGAGTTTTGTTTTCgttgtttttttttcataattaaagtttattttttatgctTAACTTTGTGTTTTGGGTCAGATTATTTGCACCATGGGTTTTAGATGATTAGATTGTCTTGATCTATGTTTAGGGTTTATTTTTCACCAGGAAATTTGTCTGTGTTCATAAATCATACCCTTGCAATTATTGGTTAATTAGCTGTAATTGGGGCAAATTCAACTTAATTCTCTCTCAGGTGGGGTTGTTAGATTCCCTGTGTTAGTTTTTTAGGGTTGTGAATGGTATGAGCTGGAATATGCTTTTGATCATGATAATAACTTTACATGTTAGGTGTGTGCATTTTTTGGGTTATTCTCTCACTTTTTGTATGTTTTACCTGTGGTGGACTGAAACTGAGTTGTTATATTTGTGAGTGTAGGGTTTTGTAGGAAGAGCTTCAGGTTTGAGTATGAAGAAGATTTCCAAGAACAGCTGCAAGTCTGCATCACACAGGCTTTTTAAGGACAAGGCAAAGAACCGTGTTGATGACTTGCAGCTGATGTTTCTGGATTTGCAGTTTGCAAGGAAGGAGAGCCGGACTGTCGATGCTGCAGTCCTTGAGGAACAAGTCCATCAGATGCTTCGTGAGTGGAAGGCCGAACTCAATGAGCCGTCTCCTGCTTCTTCTTTGCAGCAAGTAAGATCATGTTTATGTGCTGTTGTTTTTAGCTTCAATGCAACTAGTaactttgtttgagataactgtCATGGTTGTGCTTGTTTCTAACTGTCATTTTTCATGTTGTGATGGACACATGTGAAATTGAATCGCAATATATTAGTGCTAAAGCTGTGATTGTGAACTGTGGTGTTTGTGGGTGAATTTAGGGTGGAAGTCTGGGATCATTCTCCACCGATATCTGTCGGCTTTTGCAGCTCTGTGAGGAGGAAGATGATGCCTCTAGTCCTTTAGTTGCACCTAAGCCTGAACCTAATGACCAGGCTCTGCAGGCTGAGGGTAAGGTCATTTTTCAAGAGGTGAGTTTCTTTTTCCCTTTGCATGTATGTGGCATTAGCTGCTTTaagttctctctctctctctctctctctctctctctctctctctctctctctcatgtTTCTCTATTTTTACTAGGTGCATTGCTTTAACTTCTTATTTACATCATAGTCTCATACATCCTTTATAAACAGTAATATCATGTAATGTAAACTGAAAAGGTTGTTGTGTGAATTTGTCTCTTCTCCTCCAGATAATGGTGATATGATACTtccaattttaatttgttttcactGATCATTTAGTAGGGTCGTAACATTCAGTGTGAGAAACAAGGTTTATATTTCTGTTGTATTTGAATTGAATAAATGTATGCTTATTTAGTTTAAAGTTCATTACTCCTTCCTTGAAATTTGAATAgcatctattatctattatttatatagAAGCCAAATAAATGGTACTTTCACATAGAATGCCAAAAAGTGCAATGTGTATGCATCGGTAGCAGTTTCTCTATCCCCTCTGCTTTAGTTTGTTTTCCTCAtattctcatttatttattacatcTTTCTGTGGGTTGAAGGGTAAGGAGGAAGGGGGTTATGACTTACGAGAGATGGGGGGAAATTGGGCTGGTGGGTAGCTATCCTACATCTTGGGTGCCTTGTTGTAGAATTAACAGTACTTTATGGTATGTTGATGCAACTCGAACTTGTTTTGACTATCCTTAACATTGTAATTGAATCATGTGGATTGCAATTTGATTCATGTGATTCAATGCAAGTCTTCACCCAATCAATACGGTTTCTGTGGAGTATCATTTTGTCACTGGAAGTGCATGTTGAATTGCTTTGTTCATGTGAATCGCTTGAATCTCTGTTCTTGTGTGACTCCGGTGTACAAACCTCACAGGGATAATGAGCTAACCATCCACTGTGTGGCAATGGTTGGTTGGGCCAGAATCTCATCAGTGGAGAGTTCTATGAATATAGTAGCCCAAAGACAGGCTCAAGTTTTTTCCATCACTTGATGGAGGACATAGGCATGTATCAGTGCGCGAGAGTGTGTGGCTAGTCTGGGAACCAGCAATAGTGAGCCTCTGCTGGTTGGTATTGGACGGCTTGACGCTTGCAGTGAGAGTAGTGGGGCCGATGGGAGGTGAAATGCAACTTGGATTTGTGGATCTACATGTGTTGGAAAATAGAAGAAATAGAAGAGgtagttgaaaaaaaaatgagggCTAGGTTTTCGAAGTTTGAAAGAGAACACGGAGAAACCCAATAATTGATGTGATAGAAAATAAGGAGATTAATGtgcataaaaaatgatttacttcTTTGAATGTTgtttttttatagtttattagttttaatgattgatcatcaatcttgTGATTCATTATAAATTTCTATCCATAATTCAGAAAACGTTTCCTGATTTGTGATTGGATATCTATAAATCTTCTTGCGTTGTCCATGATAAACCCAATCCTTTGTATGTGAAAATTGAGTTGTTAGTTCCATCTACTTGGAGTTGGAGCTCCTGAGTACATACTTTATAGTTCAAAGCTTAATGCagttttttactaaaaatagaTGGTTTGTTTATTTTACCTAGTGATTCGAAAAAAGAGAGGCTCTGATGGTTTGGTTATTCCTTAGAGTTTATGCTAGTTTGGTTTTAAAGATTGACATATATTTCTCCAGATAGCAACATCTTCTCCCGCACATTGTACTTTTATCAATATTTCAATGCTGAGCTGGTTTCATTATCGGGTCTCACGTGTGTAATTGTAATAACTTTCCTGGCTTAATTCTAAAACAGGGCCAACAGCAACATAATTTCCCGTTGCTTGATGAACGCAAACATTCGACATCTGGAGTTCAAAACGTGGCAGCTAGCAACCAGGAGGGGCCTGCTTTAGAATATCATCAGTTTGATTTACATCAGGACTTCGATCACAGCTTATATACTGGTTTCAATGGTACAGGTTACTGTGAGGAGGATGCTATTCCTCATATATCTAGCTATCTACCAAGTGTATGCCCTCCTCCTTCTGCTTTCTTGGGCCCAAAATGTGCACTTTGGGACTGTCCAAGGCCTGCGCAAGGGTTGGACTGGTGTCAAGACTATTGCAGTAGCTTTCACGCTGCTCTAGCTTTGAATGAAGGGCCACCAGGTATGGCCCCAGTTCTACGACCTGGGGGCATCGGTTTAAAGGATAATTTACTTTTTTCTGCTCTTAGTGCAAAGGCGCAAGGAAAAGATGTTGGCATCCCAGAATGTGAGGGAGCAGCAACTGCAAAGTCTCCATGGAATGCGCCTGGTAATTCAATCTGTTAGGATCTTTTCTTTAGTTTACCCACAATTTTATCTGGCTACAAGGGTTGTTTGATCTGTTAAGATTGttctttctttaattatttccCATTGTTTTGAATGCAGAGCTGTTTGATCTTTCTGTTCTTGAGGGTGAGACTATTAGGGAATGGCTCTTTTTCGACAAGCCTCGAAGAGCTTTTGAAAGTGGAAACAGAAAGCAGAGATCATTGCCAGATTACAGTGGACGCGGTTGGCATGAATCTAGAAAGCAAGTTATCAATGAATTTGGAGGTCTGAAGAGATCCTACTATATGGATCCACAACCACTGAACCATTTTGAATGGCACCTTTACGAATATGAGATTAGCAAGTGTGATGCATGTGCCTTATACCGTTTAGAACTAAAGCTTGTTGATGGAAAGAAGAACTCGAAGGCAAAAGTAACAAATGATTCAGTTGCTGATCTACAGAAGCAGATGGTAAAGCTCTCTGCTGAGTTTCCGCCTGATAACAAAAGGCCCGCCAAAGGAAGAGCTAAGATTAATGCCAAAGTTAGCATGGGTGGTGTCTATTCAGCTTCAAACAGAGTGACCCCACTAAATGGAACATACGAATATGGGTTAGCTGCACCATATGACTATCTTGTTGAGAACATGGGCGATTATTACGGGACATGATCTACCTTGGAGTGATGTGCAACATGCTTATACATTATTCTGTGCtgcttcttttttgttttggcCTCCACTATCTGCTTTGCTATTTCTCCCTTCCCCTAGTAACAAGAATCCAAGGCCATTTTTGTTGCCTTGTCAAGATATTGTGAATAGCTCATTCTCATTGGAGTACATCATTGGAAGCTGCTGGATGCTGGATTCTAACTTTAAACTTACAGCAATTGCTGTATGTCATTTATGATTAGCAATTCGTTAGATGCTAGAATCTAATTAGCATCATCGGAATTGCCCTGCTGTTTAGGCTCTATATTTGTGGTTCAGCTTTGACTATATTTCATTTTCCAAATTATGCTAATGTAAGTCATATGCACTATTTTGTGGTAGTAGCCGCAGGACAAACCACAGGTACATAGTATTGGCCGTGTAATAAATTGTTTCAGTTTCCTTTTGAGTAATTTTTGTATGATTCAGGGCATCTTTGAAGCCATCAGTGATATGAGCTGCCTTGTGCTGGATGAATTCCCTTTCTGGTTGAAGTTGTTATCTTCTTTGAGATTTTTGTTCTTTATGAAATCATGCCACCACAAGGTTTATTCTTTATATATTCGTCATTACCAAGATTAATTGTGTTTTAATGCTGTacacattttagtttttattcttttaatcaaataataatggAGCCGCAAAACATAGAAGCTTAGGCAGACTGTGATAGCACAAGGCATTTTGAGCCAAAGCAAAATTATTTCATTCCATCGTGAATTAAATTGATGAGAAATAGAAATATCAAAATAAGTATGAAGCTAGCATCTATCAGTGTTCTAGCAATACTACATACTAGCTTGGATGTGAATGAATGTCATCATGTACCcatcaaaatgagaagaaaaaaattgtcctGCATCCGGCTGCTAGTTTGGGCTCCACGTTACCAGATTTTAAGATGGCATTATAAGGGGTTGATACTTCAACTAAAGTTGAAGTCATTGGAGGAATTAAAAGACGGGTTCAAATCGTCAAATACATGATAAGTTGACGGTTCTATCCTTACAACATAACCGGAAAAGAATGGAACCACTGGCTATAAGAATTGAAAaggatataaattttataataactttaCTATAAGAATTGAAAaggatataaattttataatgtatcaacaaaattgaaaataaatttatatctaATAAAGATTGCACCGTCGAGACTTGTAAGTCATGGTTGAATGGTTAAATTCAGTTCGATCTAGTTGTGAATGATTAACAACAAACAAACTAGCTGGTTCTTAATACAATCAAATGAACCAACCAGTCCAATCTAGTTCGGGCAGCATTGATCTATTGGAATAGTTGTGTTTAAAATATCCACCATATATTGGTAGAAcgcaaaaacaaaaaagtagtGCGACGTAGGAATATCGAAATAGAAGCGATACTCTCGATAGGTATAATAATAGTGACTAAAGTTTTGAACTGACAATATGAGAGTGCAAAAGATACTAAGTCCCTTAAATCTGCTTTAACGGCTGTTTGCTGCTTCTACTTTAACGGACGTTCGGTTAGCAAACGGAATTTTGATGTTTTAACGTAACTGTGTTGGGTGGTGTGCAATTTTCCGTGCAATATTAGTATAATCAGATTagataaatttaatatcatCAAGCTATcttcttttataataaataaaagaaagctATCTTCTTTTTGTGACAACTTTAAACCCAATTTCATTTAGCTTTTCTTCACAACAAACTATTGCAAacaagaaagaacaaaaagtt
It includes:
- the LOC101496785 gene encoding transcription factor VOZ1, whose amino-acid sequence is MKKISKNSCKSASHRLFKDKAKNRVDDLQLMFLDLQFARKESRTVDAAVLEEQVHQMLREWKAELNEPSPASSLQQGGSLGSFSTDICRLLQLCEEEDDASSPLVAPKPEPNDQALQAEGKVIFQEGQQQHNFPLLDERKHSTSGVQNVAASNQEGPALEYHQFDLHQDFDHSLYTGFNGTGYCEEDAIPHISSYLPSVCPPPSAFLGPKCALWDCPRPAQGLDWCQDYCSSFHAALALNEGPPGMAPVLRPGGIGLKDNLLFSALSAKAQGKDVGIPECEGAATAKSPWNAPELFDLSVLEGETIREWLFFDKPRRAFESGNRKQRSLPDYSGRGWHESRKQVINEFGGLKRSYYMDPQPLNHFEWHLYEYEISKCDACALYRLELKLVDGKKNSKAKVTNDSVADLQKQMVKLSAEFPPDNKRPAKGRAKINAKVSMGGVYSASNRVTPLNGTYEYGLAAPYDYLVENMGDYYGT